CATCTTTTGGATATATATAATCAATATTCATTCCTTTAGCTTTTTGTTGTCTCACCATATAATCAAGGGTAACACCAACAGCACTTTCTCCTTGAATCAGCGCATTTTTGACGGAGCCGTTGCTTTTAAGAACGATACCGCCGTTATCTTTAAGTTTTTGGAAGTATTTCCAGCCGTATATCTTTGAAATGCCGTAAACGAAAGCAACAGCAGAACCGGAGTAAAGAGGATTCGGAATTGCACACCAACCTCTGGCTTTGTTCCATGGAGAAGGTAACGAATTTTTATAGGTTGTTGAGGTTAATGTTTTAAATGTCTCCGGAGGATTCTGAATGATCTTTGTGTTGAATGCTATTACCGGTGCGATAAATCTTCCTGCGAAGAAGTAGCCGTCTTTATCTTTGAAGGCTATACTTTTTGCATTTTGAGGGATATACTTCAATAGAAGATGTTTGTTTTTGAGAAAAATCGTATTTCCTGGATCTGCAAGCCACACTACATCTGCGGTTATTTTGCCTGCTTCTATTTCGGCTTCTAATTTTGCCATTATTTTTGACGCACCACTTCTATAAACATTTACTGTTACTCCAGGATATTCCTTCTCGTAGTTTTTTGCTATCTTCAGTGCCAAGGTTTTAGGAAGAGATGTGTAGAAGTTTATGGTTCCTGATATTTGAGGTTTTTCTTGAGAGTTTTTTGTTTGACTGTTATTTCGTTTGAAGCATCCCGTTAATGTGATAATCGCAGCGGATAACATTAATATTTTTCTTTTCATTCCGTTGGTCATTTTAATCATAGCTCCTCCTTTGTGTACAAAGATTTGCAAATAAATATCTAAATTAAACGTTAGTAAACTGTTAATTTGTAAATTTGTAATTTGCAAATTTGACTGGGAGAGTTATCGGCGGGATGATGCTTTAAATTTTTTCAGGTGTGTTCCTCTTTATCTTGAGATTTTATTGTAGAATAATCACACTAACAACAGTCCTACGGAGGTTTAGAGATGATTCTCTCTTTTGGAGAAGTTCCGCAGAAACACGAGGTTATAAACATAGCTTATGCTTTCATTCAGCAGAAGGAGAAAAACTGGTTTAACGGTGAGCTTCCTATTGATCCTGTTATGAGAGTGGTTGCTATGCTTGAACAGCAGGCAGAAGATATAGGAGGAAACGGTGTGAAAAACATTACCATAAAGATTCTTGAAGGCGTTGATAATGACGGGGATAAGGTAATAAACGTTTGGGGTATGGGAACGATAATAAAGGTTGAAGAAGGCGGTAAAGAGATATCCTTTAACAGATAATCTCAATTTCAGGAGGAGAGTATGAAAATAGGAATTATCGGTGGTAGTGGACTTTATGACATTGAAGGACTTACTGATGTTAAAGAGATAACTCTTGATACTCCTTTTGGTAAACCTTCAGATGCCTACATTCACGGAAAGCTTGCTGGTAAAGATGTATATTTCCTTCCAAGACACGGAAGGGGTCACGTTTACCTTCCTTCAGAAGTTCCATACAGAGCAAACATTTACGGATTTAAAATGCTTGGTGTTGATGCCATCCTCTCTGTTAGTGCTGTTGGTTCAATGAAGGAAGAGATAAAGCCCGGTGATTTTGTAATTGTTACTCAATATTTTGACAGGACAAAGAACAGGCCTTCAACATTTTTCGGTAACGGTATTGTTGCCCATATTCCTTTTGATAAGCCTACCTGTGAGTGTTTAAACGAGCTTATCTATAAGGCCTGTCTTGATGAGGGTATTCCGGTTCACAGGGAAGGAACTTATATCTGTATAGAAGGTCCTCAGTTTTCAACAAAGGCAGAATCAAAGATTTATAGAAGCTGGGGCGTTGATGTAATCGGAATGACAAATATCCCTGAAGCAAAGCTCGCAAGGGAAGCGGAGATTCCTTATGCGGCTGTTGCTCTTGCGACAGATTACGATGTCTGGAAAGAGGGTGAAGAAGTTAACGTTGAAAAAGTCCTTGCCACCATGGCAAAAAACATTGAGAACGCCAAAAGAATGTTAAAGCGTGTTATAGAAGTTATTAAGCCTGAAGATATTGAGAATTCTTACGCTAAAACCGCTCTTGTTGGCGCTATTCAGACAAAGAAAGGATATATTTCTGAAGAGGTTATGAAAAGGCTGGAACTTCTGATAAAAGACAGAATCTGAATCTAAAATTAAAAGGGGGCTTTAAAGCCCCCTTTTTTTCTAATTATGGTTAAAACGTAACGTTAAGTTATCTTTCTACTTCACCTTTTATAAATCCATCAACCAACTCTTTAGCTTTCCAGTCAGGATACTGGATCGGCGGATGTTTCATCGTGTATGAGGAAATAGAATAGAGAGGACCGCCTATCTTTCTGTCAAGTCCGACCTTTGCACATCTTATAGCATCTATTGCAGAGCCTGCACTGTTTGGTGAGTCTTCAACGGATAGTTTTAGTTCTATATACATCGGGACGTCGCCAAAGAGTCTTCCTTCAAGCCGGATGTATGCGATTTTGTTGTCTTTGAGCCACGGAACGTAATCACTTGGTCCTATATGAATGTTATTATCAGGCATTGGATAAGGAATGAGTGAACGAACGGCTTCTGTTTTTGATATTTTCTTTGTTTTAAGTCTTTTTCTTTCAAGCATGTTTAAAAAGTCTGTGTTTCCGCCGAAATTAAGCTGGTATGTTTTGTCTATTGCAACGCCTCTGTCTGACATGAGTGTTGCAAGGACTCTGTGGGTAATTGTTGCACCTACCTGTGATTTGATGTCATCTCCAACAATCGGAAGGCCTTTTTCTTCGAACTTTTTAGCCCATTCGCTGTCTGATGCTATGAAAACAGGAATGCAGTTTACAAAGGCACATCCGGCATCAAGGGCACACTGAGCATAGTATCTTGTTGCATCTTCAGAGCCAACAGGTAAGTAATTGATAACAACCTCTGCTCCCGATTCTTTTAAAACCTTTGTTACATCAACAGGTTCTTTATCCGCAACTACAAATCTCTGGTCTTCAGGATATTCGTTCATGTGCTCTGCAAATCCGTCAAGGACGGGTCCCATCTGGACTTCAACATCCATTTCCGGAACATCGGGGTTGAAAACGGTTGTGCAGTTTGGCTTTTCAAAAATAGCTTTACTTACGTCTTTACCGACTTTTCTTTTATCAATGTCAAAAGCGGCTACAACTTCTATGTCCCATGGTCTGTAACCACCGATATCATAATGCATAAGTCCCGAGATCTCTTTTTCTGACTTTCCCTGATAGTAGTAAATTCCCTGAACCAGGGAACTTGCACAGTTTCCAACCCCGACTATGGCAACTTTTATTTTTCCTGACATTTAATTGCCTCCTTCCTTTTCTCTATACTTTTGTGCGAGCTCTTTAAACTGGCTAATTTTACCATTTATAGTTTCTGCTATCTTTTCCATCTCTTCCACTATTAAGGGAAAGTCGGCTGTAAGCTGCTCTACGATTTCTTTTATTACCTGTTCTCTCTCTTCTGTAAAGTAGTCTTTGCCTTTTAGGGCGTCTTCTATTAATGCCATTTCAAGGAGTCCAAGAACTTCAAGAAGAGGATTTAGGTTTTCTGTCTTGAATCGTTTTGATAAAAATTTTTCAACTTCTTCGTATCCACCGTCCGGCCTGAATTTTGACAGCTCAAGGTTGAGCCACAGATCAAACCCTCTATATGCAAGTGCTTTGATTCTCATGTCTCTTTCGTTCATCTATTAATCTCCGAGTTCCATAAGTTTTACTTTTGCGATAGCCGCTTCGTTTGTAGAAGGATATTTTGAAATCAATTCTTTAAGCAGCTGCTTTGCTTTTGTGGTATCTCCGAGCCCTTTATAGCAGAGTGCTTCTTTTAGAAGAGCTGCGGGAACTTTGTTGCCCTTTGGTGAAGGATAGTATTTTGAATAATTATCAACCACTTTTTTAAAGTAATTAAGAGCCGTTGCATAGTCGCCGTGGAAGTAGAAGATTTCACCTATCCAGTATAGAGAGTTATCTGCGAGAGGACTGTCCGGATACCTTTTTACCAGTGTTTCAAACAGTATTCTTGCCGTGTCGAGTTCTCCTGATTCCATGGCGTTGAAAGCTTTTTTATAAATATCCTCATCGGATACGTTGATAACTTCAGGCGTTTGGACTTCTGAATATGGTTGCTCCACGGTTGTAGGTTTTTCCTGGGCTTGTTGTGATGTTTGGTTTGCAGATTGCACTGCAGATTTTGCTGATACGGTTATTTCCTTTAGAATTTTCTGGGTTTGTTCTGAAGATTTTTTAAGTTCGTAAATGTCCTTTTCGTCTTCAACCAGTCTGTCTTCTACTCTTGCAACTCTTTCGTTTAGTGTTTTTATTTTGGCACTGTTCTGAAGGGTTTTTGCTTCTATTTCAGATACGCGTCTTTCTAACTCTTCGAGTTTCTTATCATATGCACTCTTCTGAGGTGCAGGTGTTGTGTTTACCGGTTGCGTTTGGACGCAACCTGCCAGTAGAAGAGGAAAAACAGCGGCTGCGATTAGCTTTTTCATCATTCCCTCCGGAAATTAAGATTTTTCCTTTCAAGTTCCTTTTCACATTCGTTGATAAGCTCCTGTATAAGTTCATCAACGTGATACATTCTGTTAACTTTTCCGACATTACTGCCGGAAAATACAAGTCCGTTCACAACATCACCGGCTGCTGATGCAAGTAGAGCGTCGGCTATACAGTATATAGATTCTGCCTTGGCACACGTTTTCAGGCAGTTGTAGTGACATCCGTGTGGGATCTTGCCTTCTTTTTCAAGCCTCTCCGTAAATGGGTTTCTAACAGCATGTGCCGGCATCCCGACCGGGCTTTTTATAAATATAGAATCTTCCGGTTTTGCATTAATTATATACTCTTTGAAATTTTGATCGGCATCACATTCATGCGTTGCTATAAATCTTGTTGCGATCTGAACGCCTTTTGCTCCCATTTCAAAGGCTTTTGCCATGTCTTTTCCGTCGAAA
The sequence above is drawn from the Desulfurobacterium indicum genome and encodes:
- the ybgF gene encoding tol-pal system protein YbgF, whose translation is MKKLIAAAVFPLLLAGCVQTQPVNTTPAPQKSAYDKKLEELERRVSEIEAKTLQNSAKIKTLNERVARVEDRLVEDEKDIYELKKSSEQTQKILKEITVSAKSAVQSANQTSQQAQEKPTTVEQPYSEVQTPEVINVSDEDIYKKAFNAMESGELDTARILFETLVKRYPDSPLADNSLYWIGEIFYFHGDYATALNYFKKVVDNYSKYYPSPKGNKVPAALLKEALCYKGLGDTTKAKQLLKELISKYPSTNEAAIAKVKLMELGD
- a CDS encoding inositol-3-phosphate synthase, with translation MSGKIKVAIVGVGNCASSLVQGIYYYQGKSEKEISGLMHYDIGGYRPWDIEVVAAFDIDKRKVGKDVSKAIFEKPNCTTVFNPDVPEMDVEVQMGPVLDGFAEHMNEYPEDQRFVVADKEPVDVTKVLKESGAEVVINYLPVGSEDATRYYAQCALDAGCAFVNCIPVFIASDSEWAKKFEEKGLPIVGDDIKSQVGATITHRVLATLMSDRGVAIDKTYQLNFGGNTDFLNMLERKRLKTKKISKTEAVRSLIPYPMPDNNIHIGPSDYVPWLKDNKIAYIRLEGRLFGDVPMYIELKLSVEDSPNSAGSAIDAIRCAKVGLDRKIGGPLYSISSYTMKHPPIQYPDWKAKELVDGFIKGEVER
- the mtnP gene encoding S-methyl-5'-thioadenosine phosphorylase, with product MKIGIIGGSGLYDIEGLTDVKEITLDTPFGKPSDAYIHGKLAGKDVYFLPRHGRGHVYLPSEVPYRANIYGFKMLGVDAILSVSAVGSMKEEIKPGDFVIVTQYFDRTKNRPSTFFGNGIVAHIPFDKPTCECLNELIYKACLDEGIPVHREGTYICIEGPQFSTKAESKIYRSWGVDVIGMTNIPEAKLAREAEIPYAAVALATDYDVWKEGEEVNVEKVLATMAKNIENAKRMLKRVIEVIKPEDIENSYAKTALVGAIQTKKGYISEEVMKRLELLIKDRI
- a CDS encoding ABC transporter substrate-binding protein — translated: MIKMTNGMKRKILMLSAAIITLTGCFKRNNSQTKNSQEKPQISGTINFYTSLPKTLALKIAKNYEKEYPGVTVNVYRSGASKIMAKLEAEIEAGKITADVVWLADPGNTIFLKNKHLLLKYIPQNAKSIAFKDKDGYFFAGRFIAPVIAFNTKIIQNPPETFKTLTSTTYKNSLPSPWNKARGWCAIPNPLYSGSAVAFVYGISKIYGWKYFQKLKDNGGIVLKSNGSVKNALIQGESAVGVTLDYMVRQQKAKGMNIDYIYPKDGTVLIPSPVAILKTSKNIKAAENFEEFLLSKDTQKLLANNYIIPARIDIKSDKVPSLQSIKQIKIDWNTVSKGSVRYFV